The following are encoded together in the Rhizobium tumorigenes genome:
- a CDS encoding ABC transporter permease — protein MKNVQYSWQSLIAILLCIGAALTFPLIEPSSGDPILPGISALIFFMIIISCFLSQLTLPPAISAAILFLAAHEVAWLLLTAIGGNEGAARPAFFLLLASAWLLAWRCVSILSDIRPHSRFSGTVLRMLIPAIFGAWILIIWEAATRGAGVPFIILPPPSAIAVRIAGSLPILAADVRQTIFKAVIAGYAIGCISGFLVAILADRFAFLRRGLMPIANLASALPIIGVAPIMVMWFGFDWQSKAAVVVIMTFFPMLVNTVAGLAASGAMERDLMRTYASSYTQTLWKLRLPAAAPFIFNALKINSTLALIGAIVAEFFGTPIVGMGFRISTEIGRMNVDMVWAEITVAAIAGSVFYGVVALLERATTFWHPSSRGG, from the coding sequence ATGAAGAATGTGCAGTATTCCTGGCAAAGCCTGATAGCGATCCTGCTTTGCATCGGCGCCGCTCTCACCTTCCCGCTGATCGAGCCGAGCAGCGGAGATCCTATCCTGCCCGGTATCAGCGCCCTGATCTTCTTCATGATCATCATCTCCTGCTTTTTGTCGCAGCTGACCCTGCCGCCGGCGATCAGCGCCGCCATCCTGTTTCTAGCCGCCCATGAAGTGGCCTGGCTGCTGTTGACCGCAATCGGCGGCAATGAGGGCGCCGCCCGCCCGGCGTTCTTCCTGTTGCTGGCATCGGCATGGCTGCTCGCCTGGCGCTGCGTCAGCATCCTGTCGGATATCCGGCCCCACTCCCGCTTTTCCGGGACGGTCCTGCGGATGCTGATCCCGGCGATTTTCGGTGCCTGGATCCTGATCATCTGGGAGGCCGCCACCCGTGGCGCCGGTGTGCCGTTCATCATCCTGCCACCGCCGAGCGCCATCGCCGTCCGAATTGCCGGCTCCCTGCCGATCCTTGCCGCCGACGTCCGCCAGACGATCTTCAAGGCAGTGATCGCCGGCTATGCGATCGGCTGCATCAGCGGATTTCTTGTGGCGATCCTCGCCGACCGCTTCGCGTTCCTGAGGCGCGGCCTGATGCCGATTGCCAACCTCGCCTCCGCCCTGCCGATCATCGGCGTCGCGCCGATCATGGTCATGTGGTTCGGCTTCGACTGGCAGTCGAAGGCTGCCGTGGTCGTCATCATGACGTTTTTCCCGATGCTGGTGAACACGGTCGCCGGCCTTGCCGCATCGGGCGCAATGGAGCGCGACCTGATGCGCACCTACGCCTCGAGCTACACCCAGACCCTGTGGAAGCTCCGGCTTCCGGCAGCGGCACCCTTCATCTTCAACGCATTGAAGATCAACTCGACGCTGGCGCTGATCGGTGCCATCGTCGCGGAATTCTTCGGCACCCCCATCGTCGGCATGGGCTTTCGCATCTCGACCGAAATCGGCCGGATGAACGTCGACATGGTGTGGGCGGAAATCACGGTGGCGGCGATTGCCGGCTCCGTCTTCTATGGCGTCGTGGCCCTCCTCGAAAGGGCGACGACTTTCTGGCATCCGTCGAGCCGTGGTGGCTAG
- a CDS encoding ABC transporter substrate-binding protein: MKKIIMTLMASTIALAAAQSALAADKVTLQLKWVAQAQFGGYYVAKDKGFYKAEGLDVDIKPGGPDVAPEQIIAGGGADVIVDWMGGALVAREKGVPLINIAQPFEKSGLEMVCRKDGPVKTEADFKGHTLGVWFYGNEYPFFAWMNKLKIPTSGGTDGVTVLKQSFDVQPLIQKQADCISVMTYNEYGQVLDAGFKPEDLTVFNYTKLGVNLLEDGLYASETKLKDAAFKEKMVKFVRASMKGWKYAVEHPDEAAEIVVDNGGQDEAHQKFMAGEVAKLIGSGKLDKALYERTEKALLDQKIITKEPKDAWTHAITDAALK; this comes from the coding sequence ATGAAAAAAATAATCATGACATTGATGGCCAGCACCATCGCACTTGCCGCAGCCCAATCGGCACTGGCTGCCGACAAGGTGACGCTGCAGCTGAAATGGGTCGCACAGGCCCAGTTCGGCGGCTATTACGTCGCCAAGGACAAGGGTTTCTACAAGGCGGAAGGCCTCGACGTCGACATCAAACCGGGCGGCCCTGACGTCGCCCCTGAGCAGATCATCGCCGGCGGCGGCGCCGACGTCATCGTCGACTGGATGGGCGGTGCCCTGGTTGCCCGCGAAAAGGGCGTGCCGCTGATCAACATCGCCCAGCCCTTCGAGAAGTCCGGCCTTGAAATGGTCTGCCGCAAGGACGGCCCGGTCAAGACCGAAGCCGACTTCAAGGGCCACACGCTCGGCGTCTGGTTCTACGGCAACGAATATCCGTTCTTTGCCTGGATGAACAAGCTGAAGATCCCGACATCGGGCGGCACGGACGGCGTCACCGTCCTGAAGCAGAGTTTCGACGTCCAGCCGCTGATCCAGAAGCAGGCCGACTGCATCTCGGTCATGACCTACAACGAATACGGCCAGGTACTCGACGCAGGCTTCAAGCCGGAAGACCTCACCGTCTTCAATTACACCAAACTCGGCGTCAACCTGCTGGAAGACGGCCTCTACGCCAGCGAGACGAAGCTGAAGGACGCCGCCTTCAAGGAGAAGATGGTCAAGTTCGTCCGCGCCTCCATGAAGGGCTGGAAATATGCCGTCGAGCATCCTGACGAAGCCGCTGAAATCGTCGTCGACAACGGTGGGCAGGACGAAGCCCACCAGAAGTTCATGGCCGGCGAAGTCGCCAAGCTGATCGGCTCCGGCAAGCTCGACAAGGCACTCTACGAACGCACCGAAAAGGCCCTGCTGGATCAGAAGATCATCACGAAGGAGCCCAAGGACGCCTGGACGCACGCCATCACCGATGCCGCGCTGAAGTAG
- a CDS encoding CHAD domain-containing protein → MTREIELKLELSQEAKDRLLNSPLLGEPSAVFQQRALYFDTADQTLRKAGFSLRIRQAGDVRTQTIKATHQSTAGLFARPEWESIVQTDIPVLDHTAPISTDLWPDLDADELVVQFIVQVQRKKWLHREDSSEIEIVVDEGIVIAGDRRSPVCEVELELKDGHTLDLFRAARKIQDIDALRLGVLSKSERGYALIAPLQNFFKAEPVQLDRTANAVTAFQTIAQSCFRQFRLNETVLADRRNPEALHQGRVALRRLRSAVSIFKPILVDPEAGRIAAELKWLASIMGDARNFDILVSTADNGELRDRLKVLRTEKYDLAIEAMASLRARQMAMDFMEWLWCGAYLETEETREARHAPASEFASHALDRLRKTIRRNAKLLADGTDTERHEVRKDAKKLRYGAEFFASLFSDKQGRRRHREFVKALEKVQEHLGDVNDLATAPSVLRDHGLEGHPDAGRLSPTGKKTKLLQASADALDDLLDVKRFWR, encoded by the coding sequence TTGACACGCGAAATCGAACTGAAGCTGGAATTATCGCAGGAAGCCAAGGACAGGCTTCTGAACTCGCCATTGCTGGGCGAGCCATCGGCGGTCTTCCAGCAGCGCGCGCTCTACTTCGACACTGCTGACCAGACGCTCCGCAAGGCCGGTTTCTCGCTTCGCATCCGGCAGGCAGGCGATGTCCGCACCCAGACGATCAAGGCAACGCACCAGAGCACTGCCGGCCTGTTTGCAAGGCCCGAATGGGAATCGATCGTCCAGACGGACATCCCTGTTCTCGATCATACAGCGCCCATATCCACCGACCTATGGCCCGATCTCGATGCCGATGAACTGGTGGTCCAGTTCATCGTGCAGGTGCAGCGAAAGAAGTGGCTGCACAGGGAGGACAGCTCCGAAATCGAAATCGTCGTCGACGAGGGCATCGTCATCGCCGGAGACCGTCGCAGCCCAGTGTGCGAGGTCGAACTGGAATTGAAGGACGGCCACACCCTCGATCTCTTCCGCGCCGCGCGCAAGATCCAGGATATCGACGCCTTGCGCCTCGGAGTGCTTTCCAAATCCGAACGCGGCTACGCCCTGATCGCGCCGTTGCAGAATTTCTTTAAAGCCGAGCCCGTGCAACTCGACCGAACCGCCAACGCCGTGACGGCCTTCCAAACCATTGCCCAATCGTGCTTCCGCCAATTTCGCCTGAACGAGACGGTGCTTGCCGATCGACGAAATCCGGAAGCGCTGCATCAGGGCCGCGTCGCACTGCGAAGGCTCCGTTCGGCCGTGTCCATCTTCAAGCCGATCCTCGTCGATCCCGAAGCAGGCAGAATTGCCGCAGAGCTGAAATGGCTGGCCTCGATCATGGGCGACGCCCGCAACTTCGACATCCTCGTATCGACTGCGGACAACGGCGAGCTTCGCGACCGCCTGAAGGTTCTGCGCACCGAAAAATACGATCTCGCAATAGAGGCGATGGCATCTCTGCGCGCACGGCAGATGGCCATGGATTTCATGGAGTGGCTATGGTGCGGAGCCTATCTGGAGACGGAGGAAACCCGGGAAGCGCGCCACGCGCCGGCCTCGGAGTTCGCCTCCCATGCCCTCGACCGCCTGCGCAAGACCATCAGGCGAAATGCGAAACTTCTGGCTGATGGCACCGACACGGAGCGCCATGAGGTCAGAAAGGATGCGAAGAAACTCCGATACGGAGCCGAGTTTTTCGCGTCCTTGTTCAGCGACAAGCAGGGACGAAGGCGCCACAGGGAGTTCGTCAAAGCTCTGGAGAAAGTTCAGGAACACCTGGGCGACGTCAACGATCTCGCTACCGCGCCATCTGTCCTTCGTGATCACGGCCTGGAAGGCCACCCGGATGCCGGCAGGCTATCGCCGACGGGAAAGAAGACCAAGTTGCTCCAAGCCTCCGCGGATGCGCTGGACGATCTGCTCGATGTCAAAAGGTTCTGGCGATGA
- a CDS encoding NUDIX hydrolase — protein sequence MDEPTVKLQTGGPALKQTAQPLFEQAGAICYRRISREVLLITSRRSGRWGIPKGNIEAGETTAQAAEREAFEEAGIRGTCAPEILGAFAYRKEGASASYRVSVHLLDVRLAVTEFPEKGQRIMRWVPFPEAIEAVHQPGLKMLLGVLGKTSLFGENS from the coding sequence ATGGATGAGCCGACGGTGAAGCTGCAGACGGGCGGGCCTGCCCTGAAGCAGACCGCGCAGCCGCTGTTTGAGCAGGCGGGCGCGATATGCTATCGCCGGATTTCGCGCGAGGTGCTGCTGATCACCAGTCGTCGGAGCGGGCGATGGGGTATCCCCAAAGGCAATATAGAAGCTGGCGAGACAACCGCACAGGCGGCGGAACGTGAAGCGTTCGAGGAGGCCGGCATACGAGGCACATGCGCGCCCGAGATACTTGGAGCCTTCGCCTACCGCAAGGAGGGAGCAAGCGCGTCTTACCGTGTGTCGGTCCACCTTCTCGACGTCCGCCTTGCCGTTACGGAGTTTCCGGAGAAAGGTCAGCGCATAATGAGATGGGTGCCCTTTCCGGAGGCGATTGAAGCCGTGCATCAGCCCGGATTGAAAATGCTGCTCGGTGTCCTCGGAAAGACCAGTCTTTTCGGCGAAAATTCGTAG
- a CDS encoding efflux RND transporter periplasmic adaptor subunit: MFRTPLKAQTAAFLLLSLLPAFAARAEETAVAAPKQNLPAIVVTQAVKRNMVEKIVATGTVKAVEEVYIQPLVDGLPIKTLHADVGDKVTADSTLATLSDDALVLQKAETQATRAKGQATLAQLHAQLIEAQANDAQTELQRARSVAMGEKGTVSVSTVEQATASAAANKARVTSAEQAIAVEEADLKVVDSQIADIDLKLARTGVKTPVSGTVASRNARVGAIANGSGDPLFTIIRDSALELVTDVSESDIIKIQAGQKATVSLSGGREKLTGSVRLVSPTVDAVTRLGAVHIYIDDGSKARAGMYGSTEIVINQTDGIALPLTAVNNEPQGSSARRVENGIVKFVSVETGIQDGAYIQIVKGLNAGDQVVAKAGAYVRDGDHITPVHDMPAATN; the protein is encoded by the coding sequence ATGTTCCGCACGCCGCTCAAAGCCCAGACCGCCGCATTCCTGCTCTTGAGCTTGCTGCCCGCCTTTGCCGCACGCGCGGAGGAAACTGCTGTCGCGGCTCCCAAGCAGAACCTTCCGGCCATCGTCGTTACGCAGGCCGTGAAGCGCAACATGGTCGAAAAGATCGTCGCCACCGGAACGGTCAAGGCAGTCGAGGAAGTCTATATCCAGCCGCTCGTGGATGGCCTGCCGATCAAGACGTTGCATGCCGACGTCGGCGACAAGGTGACGGCCGACAGCACGCTGGCGACGCTGAGTGACGATGCGCTGGTGCTCCAGAAGGCCGAGACGCAGGCAACGCGCGCCAAGGGTCAGGCGACGCTTGCCCAGTTGCACGCCCAGCTGATCGAGGCGCAGGCCAACGACGCCCAGACCGAATTGCAGCGCGCACGCTCCGTCGCCATGGGTGAAAAGGGCACAGTCTCGGTATCCACCGTCGAGCAGGCAACGGCGTCTGCAGCAGCCAACAAGGCAAGGGTAACATCGGCCGAACAGGCGATCGCCGTCGAGGAGGCCGATCTCAAGGTGGTCGACAGCCAGATCGCCGACATCGACCTCAAGCTTGCCCGCACCGGCGTCAAGACGCCTGTCAGCGGTACCGTCGCGTCGCGCAATGCCCGCGTCGGCGCCATTGCCAACGGCTCCGGCGATCCGCTGTTCACCATCATCCGGGACAGCGCCCTCGAGTTGGTCACCGACGTCTCCGAGAGCGACATCATCAAGATCCAGGCGGGGCAGAAGGCCACCGTCTCGCTCTCCGGCGGTCGCGAAAAGCTGACCGGCTCGGTGCGCCTCGTTTCCCCGACCGTCGATGCCGTCACCCGGCTCGGCGCGGTCCACATTTATATCGACGACGGCAGCAAGGCACGCGCCGGCATGTACGGCAGCACCGAGATCGTCATCAACCAGACGGACGGCATTGCCTTGCCGCTGACGGCTGTCAACAACGAACCCCAGGGATCGTCCGCCCGCAGGGTCGAGAACGGGATCGTCAAGTTCGTCAGCGTTGAAACCGGCATCCAGGACGGCGCCTACATCCAGATCGTCAAGGGCCTGAATGCCGGCGACCAGGTGGTGGCCAAGGCGGGTGCCTACGTGCGCGACGGCGACCACATCACGCCGGTGCACGATATGCCCGCTGCAACGAACTGA
- a CDS encoding efflux RND transporter permease subunit produces the protein MNFSAWSIRNPVAPLLAFVLLLFVGVQAFNKLPITRFPNIDVPVVNITVTQNGASPAELEMQVTKEIEDAVASINGIDEIQSTINDGVSQTVVVFRLEVPTQQAVQDTKDAVDRIRGNLPGNVDEPIVSKVDVEGQAIQTFAVSSPNMTLEELSWFVDDTVKRSLQGQKGIGRVDRYGGANREVRIELDPDKLNAHGITALSVNQQLRGTNIDLGSGRGQVAGSEQAIRVLGDARDVAQLADTTIALSNGRFVKLSDLGAIKDTYEEPKSFSRFNNNPVVTFGVFRAKGASEVSVAKTVSESLAKVRTENPNVSIELIDDSVYFTFGNYEAAIDTLMEGALLAVIVVFLFLKNWRATLISAIALPLSAIPTFWIMDLMGFSLNLVSFLALTLATGILVDDAIVEIENIARHIKMGKTPYRAAIEAADEIGLAVIATTFTIIAVFVPVSFMPGIPGQYFIQFGLTVAFSVFFSLLVARLITPMMAAYLMRAEDGMDDHHDNDGRMMRGYTRMIRVTTRWRYTTLLAAIAFLIGSVYFLFQVPGSFLPPDDASRIVLSVELPPNARLDDTDKATDAVYKRVKDIAGVESVFVLGGASPKGDLELRRATVTLGLFKRDQSLVTRLVNDVVGSIPVIGPHLPKVTPKGRVRPQWDIEKEVFAKLRDIPDVRITKLNDRGERDLSFNFLSRSATDLNGAIATLESKLRADPLLANVSPDGALPRPELQIHPRKDEAARLGITPQAISDTLRVATIGDSDSLLAKISLDDRQIPIRVQASLDMRRDLAAIRALRIQTATGGTVPLSTVADIDYSEGLSSIKRNNRYRVVSIGADLPQGVALNSASDRFRQIVADAKIPASVHLAESGDAKVQNEMQQGFINAMLLGLLLVLSVLILLFKDVIQPFTILFSLPLAIGGVAAALIVTHNPLSMPVLIGILMLMGIVTKNAILLVDFAIEMMHKGMPRVEAMVEAGRKRARPIIMTSIAMSAGMLPSALGVGEGGSFRAPMAIAVIGGIIVSTVLSLIVVPSFFLIMDDLSRLLGWIFGRLVGRRDADDVVVTQESLAADMAANRAELTDLERRFERLEQKDRSHRAGDDKRNILNLPPHAAE, from the coding sequence ATGAATTTCTCCGCCTGGTCCATCCGCAATCCCGTCGCACCGCTGCTGGCGTTCGTTCTGCTGCTGTTCGTCGGCGTGCAAGCTTTCAACAAGCTGCCGATCACCCGTTTTCCGAACATCGACGTGCCCGTCGTCAACATCACCGTCACCCAGAACGGCGCCTCTCCGGCCGAACTGGAAATGCAGGTGACCAAGGAGATCGAGGACGCCGTCGCCAGCATCAATGGCATCGACGAAATCCAATCGACGATCAATGACGGCGTTTCCCAGACGGTCGTGGTATTCCGTCTCGAAGTGCCGACCCAGCAGGCCGTCCAGGACACCAAGGACGCCGTCGACCGTATCCGCGGCAACCTGCCGGGCAACGTGGACGAACCGATCGTATCCAAGGTCGATGTCGAAGGCCAGGCGATCCAGACCTTTGCGGTCTCCTCTCCCAATATGACGCTCGAGGAACTCTCGTGGTTCGTCGACGACACCGTGAAGCGTTCGCTTCAGGGCCAGAAGGGCATCGGCCGCGTCGACCGATACGGCGGTGCGAACCGCGAGGTGCGGATCGAGCTCGATCCCGACAAGCTGAACGCCCATGGCATCACCGCGCTCAGCGTCAACCAGCAACTGCGCGGCACCAACATCGATCTCGGCTCAGGCCGTGGCCAAGTGGCCGGATCAGAGCAGGCAATCCGCGTGCTCGGCGATGCCCGCGACGTGGCCCAGCTTGCGGATACCACGATTGCGCTTTCAAACGGGCGCTTCGTCAAGCTGTCCGACCTCGGCGCGATCAAGGATACCTATGAGGAGCCGAAATCCTTCTCGCGCTTCAACAACAATCCGGTGGTCACGTTCGGCGTCTTCCGCGCCAAGGGTGCCAGCGAAGTCAGCGTCGCCAAGACCGTGTCCGAAAGCCTTGCCAAGGTCAGGACGGAAAACCCGAACGTCAGCATCGAGCTGATCGACGATTCGGTCTACTTCACCTTTGGCAACTACGAGGCGGCCATCGACACGTTGATGGAAGGCGCGCTGCTCGCCGTCATCGTCGTGTTCCTGTTCCTGAAGAACTGGCGCGCAACGCTGATCTCGGCCATCGCCCTCCCCCTGTCGGCCATTCCCACCTTCTGGATCATGGACCTGATGGGCTTCTCGCTCAATCTGGTGAGCTTCCTCGCACTGACGCTGGCGACCGGTATCCTCGTCGACGACGCCATCGTCGAGATCGAAAATATTGCCCGCCACATCAAGATGGGCAAGACACCATATCGTGCGGCTATCGAGGCGGCCGATGAAATTGGCCTGGCGGTCATTGCCACCACCTTCACCATCATCGCCGTGTTTGTGCCCGTCTCCTTCATGCCGGGGATCCCCGGCCAGTATTTCATCCAGTTCGGCCTCACCGTCGCCTTCTCCGTGTTCTTCTCGCTGCTGGTCGCCCGGCTCATCACGCCGATGATGGCGGCCTACCTGATGCGTGCCGAAGACGGCATGGACGATCATCACGACAATGACGGGCGCATGATGCGCGGCTACACGCGGATGATCCGGGTTACGACGCGCTGGCGCTACACGACGCTGCTGGCGGCCATCGCCTTCCTGATCGGGTCCGTCTATTTTCTCTTCCAGGTGCCGGGCAGCTTCCTGCCGCCGGACGATGCCTCGCGGATCGTGCTCTCCGTCGAACTGCCACCGAATGCCCGCCTCGACGACACCGACAAGGCAACCGACGCCGTCTACAAGCGGGTCAAGGACATCGCCGGCGTCGAAAGTGTCTTCGTGCTCGGCGGAGCGTCTCCGAAGGGCGACCTGGAACTGCGCCGCGCGACCGTGACGCTCGGGCTTTTCAAGCGCGACCAGTCGCTGGTAACGAGGCTGGTCAACGACGTCGTCGGCTCCATACCGGTTATCGGCCCGCATTTGCCAAAGGTAACACCAAAGGGCCGCGTCCGTCCGCAGTGGGATATCGAGAAGGAAGTCTTTGCCAAGCTGCGCGATATCCCGGATGTCCGGATCACCAAGCTGAACGACCGCGGCGAACGCGACCTGTCGTTCAACTTCCTATCACGCAGCGCAACCGATCTCAACGGCGCCATCGCCACGCTGGAATCGAAGCTGCGCGCCGATCCGCTTTTGGCAAACGTCAGCCCCGATGGCGCCTTGCCGCGTCCGGAACTGCAGATCCATCCGCGCAAGGACGAGGCTGCCCGGCTCGGCATCACGCCGCAGGCGATATCCGACACCTTGCGGGTAGCGACCATCGGTGACAGCGATTCGCTGCTTGCGAAGATCTCGCTCGACGACCGCCAGATTCCGATCCGCGTCCAGGCATCTCTCGACATGCGGCGCGATCTCGCCGCCATCCGCGCACTCAGGATCCAGACGGCAACCGGTGGCACAGTGCCGCTATCGACCGTGGCCGACATCGACTATTCCGAAGGCCTGAGCTCGATCAAGCGCAACAACCGTTACCGCGTCGTCTCCATCGGCGCCGACCTGCCGCAGGGGGTCGCGCTGAACAGTGCGTCAGACCGTTTCCGTCAGATTGTCGCCGACGCGAAAATTCCGGCAAGTGTCCATCTCGCCGAAAGCGGCGACGCGAAGGTACAGAACGAAATGCAGCAAGGCTTCATCAATGCCATGCTGCTCGGGCTGCTGCTGGTGCTTTCTGTGCTGATCCTGCTGTTCAAGGATGTCATCCAGCCCTTCACCATCCTGTTCTCGCTGCCGCTCGCCATCGGCGGCGTCGCAGCCGCGCTGATCGTCACCCACAACCCGCTGTCGATGCCGGTGCTGATCGGTATTCTCATGCTGATGGGCATCGTCACCAAAAACGCCATCCTGCTCGTCGATTTCGCCATTGAGATGATGCACAAGGGCATGCCCCGCGTCGAAGCCATGGTCGAAGCCGGACGCAAGCGCGCGCGGCCGATCATCATGACCTCGATTGCCATGTCGGCCGGCATGCTGCCCTCGGCGTTGGGCGTCGGCGAAGGCGGCTCGTTCCGCGCACCGATGGCGATTGCCGTCATCGGCGGCATCATCGTCTCGACCGTGCTGAGCCTGATCGTCGTCCCGTCCTTCTTCCTGATCATGGACGATCTGT